The genomic interval AGCTACGTCTGCTTCTATGAAAGTACACCAGGGATTAGATACATTTGTCAAACTACCATTCGCTGTCGTTACCAGTGGTACTTTCGATGGAGTTCATATTGGGCATCAGAAAATTCTTAACCGGCTTAAGGAAACCGCTCAGCAATATAATGGCGAAACCGTTGTAATTACCTACTGGCCTCATCCCAGGCTTATTGTTTCTACAGATAGTGCTGACCTAAAACTCCTTTCCACTATTGAAGAAAAAATAGATTTGCTGGCTAAATATGGTATAGATCACCTGGTCATTATTCCCTTCACCAAAGAGTTTTCTCAACTTACTTCTGAACAATTTATTACCAACATTCTGGTTGAAAAAATTGGTACAAAAAAACTCGTTATTGGGTATGATCATCGGTTTGGTAAGAATAGAGAAGGAAGTTTTGAGCATTTGCAGCAAAATGCCTCCCAATATGGATTTGAGGTAGAGGAGATACCCAGGCAGGATATTGAAGATGTGGGCGTAAGTTCTTCCAGAATACGTACGGCCCTGAGTACTGGTCATGTACATATAGCCAATGAATACCTGGGAAATATGTACAGTCTTACTGGTAAAGTAGTGCATGGAGATAAACTTGGACGAACAATCGGCTTTCCTACAGCG from Rhodocytophaga rosea carries:
- a CDS encoding bifunctional riboflavin kinase/FAD synthetase encodes the protein MKVHQGLDTFVKLPFAVVTSGTFDGVHIGHQKILNRLKETAQQYNGETVVITYWPHPRLIVSTDSADLKLLSTIEEKIDLLAKYGIDHLVIIPFTKEFSQLTSEQFITNILVEKIGTKKLVIGYDHRFGKNREGSFEHLQQNASQYGFEVEEIPRQDIEDVGVSSSRIRTALSTGHVHIANEYLGNMYSLTGKVVHGDKLGRTIGFPTANLQIAESYKLIPMDGIYAARIVCRRNMYDGMLYIGTRPTLESKIRTIEVNIFNFDENIYGEIITVFFAELIREDEKFSDIAALQEKLYSDRRKAIDILSSISK